A single region of the Candidatus Caldatribacterium sp. genome encodes:
- a CDS encoding class I SAM-dependent methyltransferase produces the protein MRSGTRDKRLSVSWKRRLVSYLANLLWRISLPFLPWFFSEAHFEGLYRKREDPWNYTQSPYEKEKYQKTLEAVPEDTHFILEVGTSEGVFTELLLQRGKHVTGIDISQTALERAWKRLKKYGNRVTLRKLDIVRDEPEGVFDLILASEVLYYLGGRGILLSLEEKFFRHLRPEGYLLLVHFYPSGKIIHDLFLERGRFVRVLEEIVYHPERDYIITLLQKIEVPTSP, from the coding sequence ATGAGAAGTGGTACAAGAGATAAGAGACTTTCAGTTTCCTGGAAACGGCGTTTGGTCTCCTACCTTGCCAATCTCCTCTGGCGGATTTCTCTTCCCTTCCTTCCCTGGTTCTTCAGCGAAGCCCATTTTGAAGGACTGTACCGCAAAAGAGAAGACCCCTGGAACTATACCCAGAGCCCGTACGAGAAAGAGAAGTATCAAAAGACCCTTGAGGCTGTCCCGGAAGATACTCATTTTATCCTCGAAGTGGGAACAAGTGAGGGAGTCTTCACGGAACTCCTCCTCCAGAGAGGGAAACACGTCACAGGTATCGACATATCGCAAACGGCTCTTGAACGCGCCTGGAAACGGCTCAAAAAGTACGGTAACCGGGTTACCCTCAGGAAACTGGACATCGTCAGGGACGAGCCTGAAGGGGTCTTTGACCTCATCCTTGCCTCTGAAGTCCTCTACTACCTCGGTGGTAGGGGCATTCTCCTTTCCCTTGAGGAAAAGTTCTTCCGGCACCTTCGTCCAGAGGGATATCTCCTTCTTGTCCACTTCTATCCCTCGGGAAAAATCATCCACGACCTTTTCCTCGAGCGGGGAAGATTCGTCCGAGTTCTTGAGGAGATTGTCTACCATCCCGAGCGAGATTACATCATCACCCTCCTTCAGAAGATAGAAGTCCCCACAAGTCCTTGA